In Nitrospira sp. MA-1, the genomic window CGGCCGTGAATGGAGATGACCTCCGGGCGTCCCTGGATAAGACAGGAGCTCCATTCTTCGATCATATTCCGGTCGAAGCCAATGCGGGTTTTGACGGATAACGGAATGGTTTTGCGAATTGAGGAGTGGTGTAGCTCGCTCTGAAGCTGGCCGATGGCTTCCAAGGCTTTGGCCTTCAGCCCGATTTGAGTCAGGGTCTGGCCTTCAGCCCAATCCTGGACGCCTTTTCTGGCCATCTCTATCAGTTCCAGTGCCAGATTTGGCGTGCGGATCAATCCGGCGCCACTTCCCGAGGAAGCGACATTTTTCGAAGGGCAGCCCATGTTGATATCCAACCCATCAAACCCCAATTCACAGACCACATGGGCCGCTTGGTAAAATAAGGCAGGTTCCTTCCCATAAATTTGGGCAATGACGGGACGTTCCGCTTCCGAGTATCGCAGGCTGTCGAGGGCCTTAAGTTTCCCGGAACAGATGTCATGGACATTGGTAAATTCCGTAAAGACCACATCAGGTTTCCCGTGTATTGCCACGATATGGCGGAAGGCCGAATCAGTGACGCCATCCATGGGGGCCAATCCAATAATTGGTTGAGGGAGGGACCGCCATAGTGTGGAAACGGTTTGCGGGGAGTGAGTCATGAGCTGTGCGAATGAAATCGGATGCTTGAGTTCTGAGGTTATTTTACCGAAAACGTCTAGGTGTTCCTTTAAATCTTACACCTTTACTTCTTATACAGCCGACCGACCATTGACGGGAAGCGTCTGGAAAAGCCCAGTTGGTACATACTTGTTTTTGTCGTTGATGAATTTGGAGGGTAGTGGATGTCATTACGTAAAAATACATTTTTGGAAATGCCATCTGATGTGAACCATTGCGCAAAAATAAATGTGTTGGAAGAGGAGATTGTACGCGAAATCAAATCTCTTTGGACAGGACCTGACAATGATGTGCGGACGGCCTTATTAAAAGAAATGCTCGGAAGTGTGGTTAGGCTACGTGATTTAGATACGGATGTCATAGATGTCAAGATTCTTCATCGAGCTTTAAAAGAGCTCCGCTACGCCTTCCGGGTATTTCGGCAATATCGCGAGGTGAAAAAAGTCAGTATTTTTGGTTCAGCCAGGACCCCAGTGGATGATCCCAACTATAAGCTGGCATCCCGATTTGGGAAACTCCTCAGTCAACGTGGCTTTATGGTGATCACTGGTGGCGGGCCAGGGATTATGCTAGCCGGGAATGAGGGGGCTGGTCGGGAGAATAGTTTTGGGGTGAATATAATGCTGCCTTTTGAGCAAGCCCCGAATGCGATGATTGCGGATGATAAAAAGCTTGTGCATCTCAAGTATTTTTTTACGCGAAAATTGTTGCTGGTGAAGGAAAGCCATGCCGTCGCCCTTTTCCCTGGAGGATTTGGGACGTTAGATGAGGCGTTTGAAGTTTTAACGCTGATTCAAACGGGGAAAACCCACCCGATTCCCGTCGTGTGTATCGAATCCCCTGGTGGTAATTACTGGAAACGAATGATGGAGTTTTTGGAGCAACAACTCTTGTCTCGTGGGTTTATTCATCGATCCGATTTAGCGCTCTTCAAAGTCGTGTATTCGGCAGAGGAAGCGGTTGAGGAAATTCAGCAATTTTTCCGGGTGTATCATTCTTTGCGGATGGTGAGAGATATGATGGTTATCCGAATTCATCAACAGCTCACGCAGGCGGAGATGATTCAGTTAAACCAGGAATTTTCGGACCTCTTGACCGATGGAGAGTTTCGGCAAGTTGCGGCGTTGCCCGAGGAAAAGGATGAACCCCACCTTTCTCACTTGTCACGTCTGGTGTTACATTTCAATTGGAAAGAGTTGGGACGTCTTCGGCACTGCATTGATTGGCTCAATGCGCGAGCAACAGCCATATAGTTATTTTGTGAAGTGTGCTGAAGGTTTGTCCGGATTTATTGAAAACTGATAAGCTCAGTCCAAGAGGCGTGATGATGATAAAATTTGACGAATTGCCCAATCAGAACCCACCGGACGTGGTGTTGTATCACGCCGATTGCATGGATGGATTTGGGGCAGCGTGGGCTCTCTGGAAACGGTTTCCACAGGCTCGCTACGTGGCAGTCAAGCATGGGAATCCTCCTCCGGACGGATTGCAAAACCAGCATGTGGTGATGGTTGATTTTAGTTATCACCGCGAAACCATATTGGAGTTGGCGGATCACGTAGCCAGTCTGTACATTTTAGATCATCACATTACCGCGCAGGATTCTCTGAAGGATTTGCCTTTTGCGTATTTCGATATGAATCGCAGTGGCGCGGTCCTGGCATGGGAATGGGCTCACACGGAAAGGGTTCCCTGGCTTCTTCAATATGTGCAGGATAAGGATTTATGGCAGTGGCAACTTCCCTGCAGTCGGGAAATTAGTGCGGCGCTGGCGTCATACCCGTTTGGATTTGAACGGTGGGAATCTCTTCAATTTGAAACATTAAAAGTTGAGGGCACAGGTATTTTGCGATCCGAAAAGGCATTGGTTGAAAAGATGGCAAACGAAGTCACCATGGTGTCGTTTGAAGGGCATCTGGTTCCCGCTGTTCACTCAGCTGTTTTAACTAGCCAAATTGGTGAGCATCTTTCTGAAAGACATCCATTTTGCCTCATTTGGCATCAAAAAGATGGCCGCCGGTATTTTTCTCTTCGGTCAAAAACCGGAGGGATTTCTGTGTCTGATATTGCGGCGAAATATGGTGGAGGCGGGCACACCCATGCTGCTGGTTTCTCGATCCCTCTAGACGATGATCCTCAGGATTTTCTTAACCCCGTTTTGGGTCTGGCTGATTGTTCTCCTGCCTCTGCTCAGTTCTGACAATTCAATAGAAGCTTCTTGAGGGTGAATCCATGATCCCACTTCGGGATGACAATCCTACTGAAATTACGCCTGTGGTGACTGTGGCGCTTATTGTCTCCTGTTCCCTGGTATTCCTGCATGAACTCTCTCTCCCGATGGCAAGCAATGAAGCATTTGTCTATATGTACGGGGCGATTCCCGCAGTCGTGTTGGGGCATGCTCAATTACCACCCGAGCTGGTGAGTCTCCCAGCCTATGGAACGTTTCTCTCAAGTA contains:
- a CDS encoding tRNA-dihydrouridine synthase, with protein sequence MDGVTDSAFRHIVAIHGKPDVVFTEFTNVHDICSGKLKALDSLRYSEAERPVIAQIYGKEPALFYQAAHVVCELGFDGLDINMGCPSKNVASSGSGAGLIRTPNLALELIEMARKGVQDWAEGQTLTQIGLKAKALEAIGQLQSELHHSSIRKTIPLSVKTRIGFDRNMIEEWSSCLIQGRPEVISIHGRTLSQMYRGQSDWEAIALAASRIQPHGILVMGNGDIQSLGESAARIRESRVNGVLIGRGSLGNPWVFQGIPQIREMLRIGQACIPPQHTPTLEEKFRIMIQHASLFERVHGPERFVRMRKHLGWYCSGFPYAAAMRAQLVRTHSTTDVINLVNQYQARAIDNQNMDIPATITTS
- a CDS encoding TIGR00730 family Rossman fold protein — encoded protein: MSLRKNTFLEMPSDVNHCAKINVLEEEIVREIKSLWTGPDNDVRTALLKEMLGSVVRLRDLDTDVIDVKILHRALKELRYAFRVFRQYREVKKVSIFGSARTPVDDPNYKLASRFGKLLSQRGFMVITGGGPGIMLAGNEGAGRENSFGVNIMLPFEQAPNAMIADDKKLVHLKYFFTRKLLLVKESHAVALFPGGFGTLDEAFEVLTLIQTGKTHPIPVVCIESPGGNYWKRMMEFLEQQLLSRGFIHRSDLALFKVVYSAEEAVEEIQQFFRVYHSLRMVRDMMVIRIHQQLTQAEMIQLNQEFSDLLTDGEFRQVAALPEEKDEPHLSHLSRLVLHFNWKELGRLRHCIDWLNARATAI
- a CDS encoding DHHA1 domain-containing protein, which gives rise to MMIKFDELPNQNPPDVVLYHADCMDGFGAAWALWKRFPQARYVAVKHGNPPPDGLQNQHVVMVDFSYHRETILELADHVASLYILDHHITAQDSLKDLPFAYFDMNRSGAVLAWEWAHTERVPWLLQYVQDKDLWQWQLPCSREISAALASYPFGFERWESLQFETLKVEGTGILRSEKALVEKMANEVTMVSFEGHLVPAVHSAVLTSQIGEHLSERHPFCLIWHQKDGRRYFSLRSKTGGISVSDIAAKYGGGGHTHAAGFSIPLDDDPQDFLNPVLGLADCSPASAQF